The following is a genomic window from Rutidosis leptorrhynchoides isolate AG116_Rl617_1_P2 chromosome 8, CSIRO_AGI_Rlap_v1, whole genome shotgun sequence.
agtgggtattttgccgataaaggtcgaatctttcttgtttttgagccttaataccggggtgaaaacgtgactttttagccgatatcaatagtCAATGAACACTAATGAGTAATatcatgatagttatgatagttatagaaataaccacaacATGCGTACATACATATAACAAAAATCATACACCATACATAGCAtataacatacatgaactatattacacatataatataacatgccaagagtcacaacaccagAATATAATCGTGATAATGATAAATAAACAGATGATATAAATGAAATAACCATCCATAACATAACTGAAAATATATCATGACAAAAATCCTCGGCAAAAACGTCGTACATCACCAAAATGAATGTAAATAGGAAATAGGTCTATGAAATAAATAAATCATCCATGAATCATATCATATCACATCTTCTTGGAGCGGgtatgataagctggtccagcataaGGCTCCTCGGGGGTCTCATACTTTTTCAACTTATCCTTCACCACCTCCAACTCAGCCTTAATGCCACGCATCTCATTCTCCAATGCCTTAAACTTCGCGTCTACCTCGCGGTTTCGCTTACGGATCCCGAACTCAACACCGTTCCTGAAGCTATCGAACCTAGCCATATCACGCTTAACTTCATCAATCACATCCACATGCGACATAACACGCATGCAATCACTCAACGTATCAATATGGGTCTCCGGCTGGAAAGCCCGGGTCATGTGGATAATAGTAGACATATAGTAGTTGACCGGATCATCAATCAAAGGCTGACGAGCACAACGTCGAGCGGTAAAGGGGGAAACAGGAGCAGGAACAGAAGTGTTACTCAAAGACGAAATCTGCAAACAGGAAACACATACGAACATACAAtggagaaataataataataagcaataaacttataattattcctcatGAGAacagaaatgcataataatgctataacaggaaggatcgggctgtagactagactctaatgcaccctaaagactaagggttgaccacattatgaccgcctagttccctacaaccaacgcgctgataccaactgtgatggcccgtcaagtacccttaactgctccatcacttggtcccacagcttgatcgtaactctaaatgaatttaataaataacattgcattctttatttaaaaatgatttcctataaaggaaacctaccataatatgtaagtttagaaaaaccaacataagtaattaaccaaaagttgaccgaaACAAAGTTAACAAACActcacaatttaatgtatcaaaacagAATGCAAGTTTGAATGTTTAATAAAATATGCCAACATGTATGCAAACTCTCTAAGCACAACGGAAGCCAAAcaatcaagtacctgagaaaaatatgcgagtaaactatcaacaaaaatgttgagtgaattattggTTTAAATAACATATAAgctttaaaccacaagattttcaatgttagaaaacataaaaatattattccattaatccatgagccacctggtaaccacttaaccatttccttACCCTTACCAtacaacaatatacactgaacatgtgtatcttcaaaaattacgaagtactaatacattacgattagaaattgctagcgcgactagctcgaaatggggttgtcaaacccgatagatctatccataggattcgcgttcaccagtaaaaatcagtgattacagttaccagattagggaatatatttgttcaactcataatgaatattttaatttatttccacttgtgtctaaacataaaacaaaaatttgtatgtaatctcatcccaaaaatactttaaaatagtatgaaaaacgggactataactcaccttaaagcaaacgaAGCAAATGAAACAGATAAGCGAACATCAAAGGTAaagtgatcaaaaatgatcacaactccgacctaaagtaaagcaggtcaatataaataactagcttaggtcaagtcttagtattatAACCATAATACTTATTGTAGTAAAGCAAAGAACATCACTCGGTATGATTTGGTATAATCAAGACAACGTATAACACGtattttctatttttagaaagtttctattttggaaagtttctatttttagaaagtttttattttcgatgacccgaacatgaaagttcatctcatcatcaatcctaacccaatggcACACCCCAAGGACTCCAAACATGGCcctaaagtcggaccatacctggtcTCACAATTTAAcaaatttcaatcttaacaaaacccTAAATCATGCATAATTTTTTATCCGTaactcgaaacgacatgaatccaaagcctaaaattatgtacttaatgagaggaactcatttatacacTTTATTTAACCAAAAACACGAGTTAAGTACACTGATTTTAACAATATAACTGCTGTCCACAATTTGATCAACCGAAAACATACGAAATCGAGCATTTTtaagcataataacaacaatacaacaacatacaagtaCTATAGCATCAATATAAGACCAAAATCAGTAAAAATagattaaaataaagaagttaggttttgtgattataccctaatcaatatacatttgatatagacgcgtagagaacgaagagaggaatccgattatgtTGAAAGCCCCTTGATACGAGCTCTTGATTTTtcaagatgatgatgatagtggtGAAGGTAGGCGACGACTACTAGGGAGAAAAAgaggaagagagaaaaaaaaataagtttAGGTTTTAGGAAAAATGAAATGtgtgaaatgaaaatgaaattgtaaaaatgaaaatgaaaatgaaaatgggtAGGGGGTATTCGGCCGAATATGGGGTagggtgggccccacatggcccactttTATCATGTGgataattgcttgtggcccgaatgcccacacgaagcccgattcgcgaaaacgctgttacgcgattaaatcttcggaggaaacacgcacacgcgaaaaataaaatatagaaatactttataaactcatatgatataaaaatatcataaataaaataatttagaTTCGAAAATCACAAAAGTCTGAttattggtttgaaaaccgaaacgaTTCACCGGATAGAAATTCAAAATACGTAAAAACGTACAATTCTAAATACgaacacatatattcatataacacataataaggaatatattattattaaaacaacaatataagtcatagaaatgacgtggcacgaatatcaaattaacagacgttaaatataaacggaaaaagtagggttgtgacAAATGGCGATTTCAGAATCGGAATTTAGTGGGGTCTCAAAATTTTGTTTAAGTGCTAGTTATATTTGAATGCTATTTTAATGGTTGTTTACCTTCAAAATACTacaaatttgaaaaatatatgtggtccgagtagttaaatttagtggtgtccaatACAATTTAaaagataaactataaattcgaaaaatatatggggtcatgtAGTTGAATTTAGCGGTGTCATATacaatttaaaaagtatttttcaCATAAAAATTTTAAGCTAGTGATGTCCCGTGACTTCACGGGCCGTTATCTAAACTAGCCACTGCTAGCAAAATGTTGGGTTGACGTATCCGAAAATGTAAAGAAAGGGAATTCACAATAATTAACCTATCAATTTAAATAAATTTGTCGACTCCTCAAAAAACCTAGAAAATTTGCCGGATGGAGACCGATGTAGGCACTATGACCATTCGCCTGAGACGAAGGTGAGTCCTTATTACCCGGTACCCACAGTATGTCGGCTACCAAAATCCATAACACTCTCCAGTCCATACCAGCAAGAGGTCGAACTGGACCAGCCTCTACCCAATGGGCCTTCAGGCCCAAAAGAGATTGTTTGACTGGATCCAAATCACAGAATCCCTATGGGCTTTGACAACAACAGAGGGATCAACCCTCATATCCAAAAACAGATTGTTCGAGTTTCTATCGTTCCTAACACTTTACACAAAAGTAATTGGCAATTCATACTCCCAACCCGACCCGTGTTGTGACGATTTTCTACTGACCTAGCATAGCAGTAAGGCCCGATCGACAACTGAATTGAAATTCGATATTACAGTAATTTATTCTTCTTCAAAGATCAAAGGTACATAATTTCTCAAACCCTAATTTTCTACTTACCGGCATTAAATCATCAATTATACATCTGCTTACCCTACGACACAGAAATCGATGCATTGTGGTTTCACTCTCTTCGACAGTTTTACTTTTGAAACGCTTAGCGTTTATCATTGTCTACTAATTGTTTGATGGTGTGGTTTGTGGTTTGCTTGTATTGTTTAGCTTGAATTCCTTGTAGTTCGATTTGTTGTTCTTGTTTTGCTTTGTATCCTTTGTTTAGGCCCTCATCGGTTTGATGAAGTGTCTTATTTTGTTATGAAGTTTCTAGTTTTTTCGCCAAAAGAAACTAGTTATTTGATGCAATCATGATTTTATCTGTACTTGAATGATAGTTAATATGTTTTAAGTTGCATAGCTAAGCCATCTGCAATAGTCATACTAGTTATGTTTTGAAGTTTTCTTATTTTAGAACATTTTTTAGGCATTTTATTACTCTGTTACCATATAATTACTTTCCTTATCATTAAGTTTGGTACAAGTATTTTTAATATTCGTGATATAATATAATAACTCGTTTTGGGCTTTATTTCACTCGTATGATCTTTGCAAAATTGTTGCTCTATTTTGACGCGTGTTCCATATATAATTGGGGATTTGGTGTTGTCTGCATTTTACCTCAATAGTACTCATAGTGTTGTTATCTAAGTAATTAATGTGAAGTTATTCATTGTAAACCGCAGGTTATCATTTGTTGTATCAAGTAAATGGACCTTGAGCATAATAATGTTAGAGCAACATTAAATGAAGATAGATTGAGCGGTTTGCCTCATGAGCTAATTCATCAAATCCTCTCTCCCTTTGACACTATATTTGTTGTTCAAACATGTTTGTTGTTGTCTCCAAGATGGAAGCTTATCTGGACATCAATGCCCTATCTCAACTTTTCAAGTAATGGATTTAGAACTATAGACAAGTTCTCAAATTTCGTGACCCATGTTCTGTCTCACCACAATCATCAAGTACAAGTGTCCTCAGTATATCTAAAAGTCTATGGCGCAACTTCTCAAGATTTTGTGAGAAAGATTGCAAATTATGTGATTTCTCACAATGTCCAAGAACTAATTTTAGATATTAGACCCAATCTCTCTCACGAAAAACCAACGTTTAGGTCTAAGACTCACACTTTTGATCGTTGCCTTACACCTAAAACACCATGGGATTTTCCAGCTTTAACGACTTTGTATCTGGATCATATTTCATTGTGTGATGATCGACGTGAATCCATTGATCTTTTCTCCAAATGTGTCAACTTAAAGAACCTCACTTTAAATTCGGTTAGGGTTGAGGCTAAGGTTTTAGAAATTATCACCCCCCGACTTGCTACTCTTAGACTTGTTAATTATGATTGTTATAATGCAATCAATGTGATTGCACCTCAACTTGAGAATCTCACTATAATTAATTGCTTAATGAAGGAATTTAATATTCCATCAGAACTTTCGTCATTCTACTATAAAGGTTACCATACTCCACAGTGGATTAAAAAATGTTTTAATTCCGTGAACAAAGTAACTGTCAGTTTGTCCATATGTTGTCCAAATCTGCCAAGTATGCAGGAACATGCTTGTAGTATTATTGACATGCTTCAAGAGCTTCATAGTGCCAGATTTCTTACGCTTAACTTAGATATTGTTGAGGTACGATGATTTATTATCAGCTACGTAAAGTTATTGATTTTTGAACTATTATACAAGTTGTGTATTTATATGCATAAATAAATAATCTTTATATGTGCAGTGTATTTCCTCATTCCCGGAGTTAGTATCTGCTCATTCTTCACCCTTTAGGAACTTGATTAGGTTGAATATAGACTCTGGCTCGAGGGATACATGCAAAGTTAAAATGTCAACTGAAGCTAGAAATTTTTTGCTTGAGAACTCCCCAAACGCCACATTCATCATGAAGGTATTTTATCAGTTTGATATATTATgtatactttccatgtatcaatttGATATTACTGTCTGGCGATTTATAATACTAGTGGTTCAGTTATGGTTATATTCTTGTAAATTTGTAGGAACTACCTATGAAATCAATGAAAGACAAAGAGGTTAAGGAGAGGAAAAAGGCCAAATTGGTTTCAGACATTGAAGATCTAATAAAGGAACTACAAAAGTATTTCAAATCAAAGTTATGGATAAAAAGAAATCATAAACACCACTAGAGCTCGACAATATAATTATTGAGATAAACCAGGTTATCGATGAGACAAAAGTAGTTATTGATGCGTTTAGTAATGGGTCTTCAATATCTGAAGATGTCTGCCTTCACAAACATCATCTTCTGCAATAATTGTAAGTATTGATTCCATATTTGGCTCTATTTGTCCATAGTTCTTGTAGTCTGCAGGTGGCTAGATGAGCGGGTTATGGGATTTTGGTTGAATCTGTTAATTTTTGGTAGGGGCTTAAACAGGCAGAGTCGGGTTTACTTTACCTACAGACTTTTTTTTTTGTccttctattattatttttagaatttataatttagttataagaaaaaaaaaaacagacaATAGTATTAAAAAAAACGTACCAACCATTTTTTTGTCTTTGAAAAAAAAGATCAAGTAGACTATGCTTGTGCTCAATAAAAGTAATCTTCGGATACTTTCAAAAAGAGTCTGCCTTCACAATCTTCGGATACAATTCTTATATGCAACATATCTCTGTTACATAACTGTTTCATTCGTTGTCTTCAATTTGTATTTTCTAATATCAGTTGATGTATATAGTAGTTTTATTTTCTAATTTATGCAAATAATCAAAAATAATTTGCGCAGTATCTTGAACCTATATGTTATGACCTCTTGATTCTAAAATTGAACAGTAGTACACAGTTAAAGTGCTAACGATACAGTCATGGTGTCTTTGAAATTGTTGCTTGAGTAATTAAACTATGCAATGCTTTTAGTTTCATCCATTTTTATGGTGATGTTCCCTGTTCTAACCAATTTTTATGCAGATTTATGCCAATTTGAAGACGATGGCTGCTAAAGAAGTGCCAACTTGAAGATGTTTGTCCTTGTTTGGGTTAGtttatatttttatgaaaatgttaggTTATCATCGTCAGACCTAGACTTTATTGCAGTTGTTTGTGGATCTTGCTTTTGTGTCTTGTACCTTTACTTCTAATTGTTATATGGTGATATCATTAGCACTTTTATCATATCCAATTTATCTCATGACTATCTTTGTGAAATCACATATCCTTTATGTACACCTCAAAATCAAAGTACGGCCTGCAATATTGCTCCAACTCTTAGATTACATATAACGCAATATTGCTCCAACTCTTAGATTACATACAATTCAAAAGTTTTATTTATCTTACTATCTATCATAAATCGTAATCATAATATGTATTCAGTGATTTATAAAAATTTGATAAAAGAATTAGGCGTGTCTAATTACTCGGCTCATTTTAACTCGATAATATTAGATCTTCAAATGTGTAAAGGGATTTGCTTGAAATTTTACTCGGCTCATTTGAGGTGTAATCGAGTTGCTTAGACCAGTTTCGATAATATATTAATATCTTTAGTTGTTAGTGTGTCAAATGTGATTACATTACAACATTAACTCAAACATAAGCAAATTTTGATTATTATTTGCTACACTTGCTTGAAATTGTTTACTCCGTATATAGCTATAAACAATGTGGTTTGTATATTTGGCGGATGGTCCTATTTAACTCAAACATTTTGGTGGCTACTTTTCAGCATTTCGTTGAAAAGTTTGACCCCTTTTTATTAAGACTTTTTCTTGCTCCATTATTATATCTCATATTGCTAACAACGTCTCTCGGTTTTTTTTACCTTTAGAATCATTTGTTTTTAAAAAATTTGCAATCAGCACCACTCCGTCAAACTTCTGTTAATTAAGTCCGTTAAGTTTTgacatgtgcaatgcatgtgaaGGTCTAATCGTCTTTTCCCCCATCCTTTTCAACTGAATCTAAAACTTGCTCAACTTGTTCTTCCCCAAAATTACAAatcctaatttttttttttcttctgaaaaatagaaatagaaacttTATGTTAATAATATCTTCACATACCAAATTAAatataactagttttcgaaccctcgcttcgcgtcgggggttcgatttttaatgtattttattgcgtttagttacggagtctgcgagtgaaaaatcaacatatatgaaaagtaccctaaatatttagcgttttttttaaaagtgtccgttttgcgtatagttagtgacattgtgttcataaaattatttcgagtttaaggatggtgtcggaaaaatttaactcgttgcgagcgagaagatatgacctgttgaatatttgagtggagtttatttaagatattttatgaaaattttgatttgacgctttaaccccctgtgttgagggccgattttaatttttgaacaaagtgtggggggcttttgtggtgttacttgaaagaaagaagggaataaaaaaaaggtgaaaagtcgaaaatacccctgatactattcataagttttgtctaatagttaatatggtaattcATCGCTGTAATTTTGTAGTTATAAGTTTTGGGTCAAGATTTAACGAACTTATTAACAGAAGTTTGATGGAGAGATGTTGATTGAAATTTTATGAAAAACAAAGGTTTCTAAAAGCAAAACAAATTCGAGGAAAGTGGTTAGCAATATGGGGTCTAATACAGGGACCAACAGAGTAAAAAATATCTTTTATTAATTTGCTTATATAATCTACTATATATTTTTTTCCTTAAAAAAAGAAAAAGACTAAAGCCAATCCGTAGTCCCAACCCGACCCGTATTGTGACGATTTTGTTATCCACCCGGATAACCGATGGCGGGATTCTTCCATAACAAATAAAATAAATCAAACACAGTTGCCATTTTCATTTGTTACTTTGTTAATCGGTGACCTAGCAGTAAAGAACGACTGACAACTGAATCACCATTCGACTTGTAATTAATCTATTCTTCTTCAAACCCTAATTTTTTACTAATCGTGCATTAATTCATCAATTATACATCTGCTTACTCTACCACACTGAAATCGCTACATCACGGTTTCACTCTTTTCGATAGTTTTTACTTTTGAAATGCTTAGGTTTATTTTTATCGTTTACTAATTGATTGATGTAATCGTTATTTTATCTGTACTAGGATCATTATGGGTTTGGCTATCTTGTGCCCTAAGGGCACAAGATAAGAATGATTAAATACACTCGATGTTTCCATATATAACTAAAATTTCATTTATTGAACTTATTTCATTTCCATTTATACATTAATGTTAATTAAGATTTACATTAACTTTGGAAAATTATACTTCCTTTAATGTGTTTATCATGTGCTCTAAGGGCATTCTTTagccaaacttttttttttcttgaaCATTTTTAGGCATTTTATTACTCTTTTACTTAGTTAAT
Proteins encoded in this region:
- the LOC139862619 gene encoding F-box/LRR-repeat protein 25-like, with protein sequence MDLEHNNVRATLNEDRLSGLPHELIHQILSPFDTIFVVQTCLLLSPRWKLIWTSMPYLNFSSNGFRTIDKFSNFVTHVLSHHNHQVQVSSVYLKVYGATSQDFVRKIANYVISHNVQELILDIRPNLSHEKPTFRSKTHTFDRCLTPKTPWDFPALTTLYLDHISLCDDRRESIDLFSKCVNLKNLTLNSVRVEAKVLEIITPRLATLRLVNYDCYNAINVIAPQLENLTIINCLMKEFNIPSELSSFYYKGYHTPQWIKKCFNSVNKVTVSLSICCPNLPSMQEHACSIIDMLQELHSARFLTLNLDIVECISSFPELVSAHSSPFRNLIRLNIDSGSRDTCKVKMSTEARNFLLENSPNATFIMKELPMKSMKDKEVKERKKAKLVSDIEDLIKELQKYFKSKLWIKRNHKHH